A stretch of Lathyrus oleraceus cultivar Zhongwan6 chromosome 6, CAAS_Psat_ZW6_1.0, whole genome shotgun sequence DNA encodes these proteins:
- the LOC127093975 gene encoding putative fasciclin-like arabinogalactan protein 20, translating to MASFLFLVSSLFIFFFSFTGALPSEAIYDAADILTDAGYVSMSLTLEIIAESILEQSPSATVFAPSDSAFKKSGQPSLDLLRFHLVMLPLPLSSFRRLPAGAKLPTMLPGQSLTVTTSTSDHDISLNNIKITGLPIYDDGVLLVYGIDRFFDPSFQYTGSNQRPNSNPSCAAINRTVNSSESFDQAIQTLKTSGYSAMASFLGMQLSGDISQNGITVFAPADENVINRLGVLEDYPSFFRRHVVPCKFLWNDLVDFVDGTELPTFLEGFTINITRSGGVLIFNGVPVYFPDVFFNGRVVVHGVSDVLTVPEDATSAVVDADSFSDEDQNLFDPGEF from the coding sequence ATGGCGTCGTTTCTCTTTCTCGTCTCGTCTCTGTTtatcttcttcttctctttcacCGGCGCTCTTCCGAGCGAAGCCATATACGACGCCGCAGATATTCTCACCGATGCCGGTTACGTCTCCATGTCACTCACTCTTGAAATCATCGCCGAATCAATTCTTGAACAGTCACCATCCGCAACCGTCTTTGCTCCCTCCGATTCCGCCTTCAAGAAATCCGGCCAACCGTCACTCGACCTACTTCGGTTCCACTTAGTTATGTTGCCGCTGCCGCTTTCAAGTTTCCGGCGACTTCCCGCCGGTGCTAAGCTTCCGACGATGCTCCCTGGTCAGTCTCTCACCGTCACTACATCAACCTCCGATCACGATATCTCGCTGAACAACATTAAAATCACTGGATTACCGATTTATGATGACGGAGTTCTTTTGGTTTACGGAATCGATAGGTTCTTCGATCCTAGTTTCCAGTATACAGGTTCGAATCAGAGACCTAATTCTAATCCATCGTGTGCAGCAATTAATCGCACTGTGAACTCCTCCGAGTCCTTCGATCAAGCAATTCAAACGCTAAAAACTAGCGGCTACTCAGCTATGGCCTCGTTTCTTGGAATGCAGCTCTCCGGTGATATAAGCCAGAACGGAATCACGGTGTTTGCTCCGGCGGATGAGAATGTGATAAACCGTCTCGGTGTTTTAGAAGACTATCCTTCATTCTTCCGTCGCCACGTGGTGCCTTGCAAGTTTCTGTGGAACGATCTGGTTGATTTTGTTGACGGAACGGAGTTGCCGACGTTTTTGGAAGGGTTTACCATCAACATTACAAGATCAGGTGGTGTTTTGATTTTCAACGGCGTTCCGGTTTACTTTCCGGATGTATTCTTCAATGGTAGGGTTGTCGTTCACGGTGTTAGTGATGTTCTTACCGTGCCGGAAGATGCTACTAGTGCAGTTGTGGATGCTGATTCGTTCTCTGATGAAGACCAGAACCTGTTTGATCCTGGTGAATTTTGA
- the LOC127093973 gene encoding uncharacterized protein LOC127093973, whose product MKVFSFNGFSVLLLLFGFLLSLSSISAFSSTGSINHPIKFFIGGGGEVNIGSWKNKATEMAPAPGPQGDSTLILAANRTKRPDILRGFHRYRGGWDISNQHYWASVGFTGATGFVLAVLWFISFGLALVIHLCCGWGFNIKDKGSNRSQRICLILLLVFTFAASTGCILLSVGQNKFHGEALDTLHFFVNQSDYAVQTLRNVTEYLSLAKTINVNQIILPSDILDDIDKLNVDLNTAADTLSEKTHENSVKIRRVFNYVRSALFVMAGVILVLALTGLVLSLLGYQHAILLFVITGWLLVATTFILCGVFMILNNTISDTCMAMGEWVENPHRESALSDVLPCVDQRTTNKTLIQSKQVVTNIANIVNTAIYTTANVNVTQGNPGFYNQSGPSMPPLCYPFDDQLRERQCSNQEVSSDNASMVWKNYVCEVSEWDICTTVGRVTPEIYSQLAAAANESYALEHYAPVLLSLQNCNFVRDAFTGITSSYCPPLIHYLKVINVGLGLISVGVLLCLVLWILYANRPQRGEVFATLSLAKIKNRFNKNHNSRVLALPNASSVV is encoded by the exons ATGAAGGTTTTTTCCTTCAATGGGTTTTCGGTTTTGTTGCTGCTTTTTGGTTTTTTACTGTCTTTGAGCTCTATTTCAGCTTTTTCTTCAACTGGGTCGATTAACCACCCCATCAAGTTTTTTATAG GAGGTGGAGGAGAAGTGAATATAGGTTCATGGAAAAACAAAGCTACAGAAATGGCTCCAGCACCAGGGCCTCAAGGTGATAGTACTCTTATTCTGGCGGCGAATAGGACTAAAAGGCCTGATATTCTTCGAGGGTTTCATCGTTATCGCGGTGGCTGGGATATTTCGAATCAGCATTATTGGGCT TCGGTTGGCTTCACTGGTGCCACAGGTTTCGTTCTTGCCGTCTTATGGTTTATCTCATTTGGTTTGGCACTTGTGATTCATCTATGTTGTGGATGGGGGTTTAACATCAAGGACAAAGGATCTAATCGTTCGCAAAGGATTTGTCTTATATTGCTTTTAGTGTTCACCTTTGCCGCATC GACTGGATGTATCCTCCTTTCTGTTGGGCAGAATAAGTTCCACGGCGAGGCCTTGGATACCCTCCATTTTTTTGTCAATCAATCAGACTATGCGGTGCAGACTCTGAGAAATGTCACAGAGTATCTCTCCCTTGCAAAGACTATCAATGTCAACCAGATCATTCTTCCATCTGATATCCTCGATGATATTGATAAGTTGAACGTGGATCTAAATACCGCAGCAGATACACTTTCTGAGAAGACTCATGAAAATTCTGTTAAGATTAGAAGAGTATTCAATTATGT GCGCTCGGCGTTGTTTGTCATGGCAGGAGTGATTCTTGTTTTGGCTTTAACCGGATTAG TCTTGTCTCTCCTTGGATATCAACATGCAATCCTCTT ATTTGTTATCACTGGATGGTTACTGGTTGCAACCACATTCATTCTTTGCGGAGTGTTCATGATCCTTAACAA TACAATTTCTGATACATGCATGGCTATGGGAGAATGGGTGGAAAATCCACACAGAGAATCTGCTCTTAGCGACGTCCTTCCGTGTGTTGATCAGAGAACCACAAACAAAACACTTATTCAAAGCAAACAAGTTGTCACCAATATTGCAAATATTGTCAATACGGCCATCTATACCACTGCAAACGTGAATGTCACACAAGGTAATCCGGGTTTTTACAATCAGTCTGGGCCTTCAATGCCACCACTATGCTATCCCTTTGACGATCAACTTCGAGAACGCCAATGTTCAAACCAAGAAGTTTCTTCTGACAATGCTTCAATG GTTTGGAAGAATTATGTATGCGAGGTATCTGAATGGGATATTTGTACTACAGTTGGCAGGGTGACCCCAGAGATTTACTCGCAGTTAGCAGCTGCAGCTAACGAAAGCTATGCATTAGAACATTACGCTCCAGTTTTACTTAGCCTTCAGAATTGCAATTTTGTCAGGGATGCATTCACTGGAATCACTTCAAGTTACTGTCCGCCATTAATTCATTACCTTAAGGTTATTAATGTAGGACTGGGACTCATTTCAGTTGGTGTTCTTCTCTGCCTTGTTCTATGGATTCTCTATGCAAACCGCCCCCAAAGGGGAGAAGTGTTTGCGACACTATCCTTAGCAAAAATAAAGAACAGATTTAACAAGAACCACAACAGCAGAGTTTTAGCATTGCCAAATGCAAGTAGTGTAGTCTAG
- the LOC127093976 gene encoding exonuclease V, chloroplastic, with protein MAGTSSKIPIEIVSDDEMASIDAALSSAACSSVTPAAAVPAVHSPAPAPAPRIRRNSTSIQSVTTKAKKGPFTCSESDIEDIGSFASTSRKKSREDDTLLHRFRSKRGLFVTDITRTEWCEKQMEFSLFSEEWKNHEAKPDLAFVYGGGSRKSKAMRAGIDRHAQLEREVLESMEVNVSSREDIMALKLVNFINGVNQLLFEGLTRELPIISFDFAQGIWIVGKIDEIWMSNAKNDHNPVLVEIKTRYRDTVPAESQKRNGRIQLMCYKYLWDNLVAHADHDFPSKQLFDYFELNPRRFLCKDLQTACVDSGISASRLSDLVVCYQNTCKMLSPASDKLVLRYESQRDQSVLEEEEFMYDDGWIKNEIRSCVEFWTGQREASYVDEEEEWKCGFCDFVSQCPAYTDDSESTETISEDDDSSEG; from the coding sequence ATGGCAGGAACATCGTCCAAAATTCCGATTGAGATCGTAAGCGATGATGAGATGGCTTCCATTGATGCTGCGTTATCTTCTGCCGCCTGTTCTTCAGTCACTCCTGCTGCTGCCGTTCCTGCTGTACATTCACCAGCACCAGCACCAGCACCCCGGATTCGCAGAAATAGCACATCTATTCAATCAGTTACAACTAAAGCCAAGAAAGGGCCATTCACGTGTTCCGAATCCGACATTGAAGATATTGGCAGTTTTGCAAGTACTAGTAGGAAGAAGTCTAGAGAAGATGACACATTACTGCATCGATTTAGGAGCAAGAGGGGATTGTTTGTCACTGATATCACCAGGACAGAATGGTGCGAAAAGCAAATGGAATTTTCTCTCTTTTCTGAAGAATGGAAGAACCATGAAGCCAAACCAGATTTGGCCTTTGTTTATGGAGGAGGAAGTAGGAAGAGTAAAGCGATGAGAGCTGGTATAGATCGACACGCTCAGCTTGAACGAGAAGTTCTAGAATCCATGGAAGTGAATGTGAGCTCACGCGAAGATATTATGGCGCTGAAGCTTGTTAATTTCATCAATGGTGTGAATCAACTGTTGTTCGAAGGACTAACTCGCGAGCTTCCTATAATAAGCTTTGATTTTGCACAAGGAATATGGATTGTTGGAAAGATCGATGAAATTTGGATGTCTAATGCAAAAAACGATCATAATCCGGTACTAGTAGAAATAAAGACTCGATACCGAGATACAGTTCCTGCAGAATCACAAAAAAGAAACGGAAGGATTCAACTAATGTGTTACAAGTATTTGTGGGACAATTTAGTTGCTCATGCAGATCATGATTTCCCTTCTAAACAACTATTCGATTATTTCGAGTTAAATCCTCGACGTTTCTTATGCAAAGATCTACAAACAGCGTGCGTTGATTCCGGAATCTCAGCATCGAGACTCTCTGATTTGGTGGTGTGTTACCAAAATACGTGTAAAATGTTGTCCCCTGCTAGCGATAAGCTTGTGTTGAGATATGAATCTCAGAGGGATCAGTCAGTATTGGAAGAAGAAGAATTTATGTATGATGATGGTTGGATAAAGAATGAAATTAGGAGTTGTGTTGAGTTTTGGACTGGACAAAGAGAAGCAAGTTATGTTGATGAGGAAGAGGAATGGAAATGTGGTTTCTGTGATTTTGTTTCTCAGTGTCCTGCTTATACTGATGATTCTGAAAGCACAGAAACCATTTCAGAGGATGATGACTCAAGTGAGGGATAA